A single Cucumis melo cultivar AY chromosome 4, USDA_Cmelo_AY_1.0, whole genome shotgun sequence DNA region contains:
- the LOC103503507 gene encoding two-component response regulator-like APRR2 isoform X4, which translates to MVCTADDLQEWKDFPKGLRVLLLDRDSCSATEIRSKLEEMEYVVYSCTDEKEALSAILNTPGNFHVAILEVCARNYDEIFKLLGASKDLPIIMTSDVHCLSTMMKCIALGAVEFLLKPLSEDKLRNIWQHVIHKAYSNTSKPGEESVASLMQLQLENEDKNGVPEDMEILSWIQDIVWEQPEGSDDKSQLNLGASRQGSWESGDQMNCSMETDCKDKDVQSKFVETTSHDLVCEGPIQEGQPQLSDKKKFGVESDPLAAENSIQGTGVNQSAGSKAKKTKVDWTPELHRKFVQAVEQLGIDHAIPSKILELMKVEGLTRHNIASHLQKYRMQKKHVMQREENTRWSHYPRSTLQTNHLKPIMAYPSYHPNCGISVSAVYPTWRQTNDRPPNIHVCGPFGYRHWPQPGIQPWNSYARVQADTWGCPVMPPSHAPYFSYPQLVSASQHNMHTVNKSYGMPQGLFDLQPDEEVVDKIVKEAMRQPWSPLPLGLKPPSTESVLTELSKQGISTVPPQIDGSRSP; encoded by the exons ATGGTTTGCACTGCCGACGATTTACAAGAATGGAAGGACTTCCCTAAGGGTCTGAGGGTTCTTCTTCTTGATAGGGACAGTTGCTCAGCGACCGAGATAAGATCAAAACTTGAGGAAATGGAGTATGTTG TTTATTCCTGCACTGATGAAAAGGAAGCTTTGTCAGCAATTTTGAACACACCGGGAAACTTCCATGTTGCGATTCTGGAG GTTTGTGCAAGAAATTACGATGAGATTTTTAAGTTGCTTGGAGCTTCCAAGGACTTGCCTATAATAA TGACTTCAGATGTTCATTGCTTAAGTACCATGATGAAGTGCATTGCA CTTGGTGCAGTTGAGTTCTTGCTGAAACCGCTCTCAGAGGACAAACTCAGGAATATCTGGCAGCATGTTATTCACAAG GCGTATTCCAATACTTCAAAGCCGGGTGAAGAATCCGTAGCATCCTTGATGCAACTCCAATTAGAGAATGAAGACAAGAATGGAGTTCCGGAAGACATGGAAATTCTTTCTTGGATTCAGGACATTGTGTGGGAGCAACCAGAAGGAAGTGATGATAAGTCTCAACTGAACCTTGGAGCATCTAGGCAAGGTAGCTGGGAAAGCGGAGATCAAATGAACTGTTCAATGGAAACAGATTGCAAGGACAAGGACGTGCAGTCTAAATTCGTCGAAACTACTTCACATGATTTAGTTTGTGAAGGCCCCATTCAGGAGGGCCAACCTCAATTATCTGACAAG AAAAAATTTGGTGTCGAGAGTGATCCTTTAGCTGCTGAGAACTCAATCCAAGGAACTGGTGTGAACCAATCTGCTGGATCCAAAGCGAAGAAAACAAAG GTGGACTGGACCCCAGAGCTACACAGAAAATTTGTTCAAGCAGTTGAACAGTTAGGGATAGATCATGCAATTCCTTCCAAAATACTTGAGCTTATGAAAGTTGAAGGTTTGACAAGGCACAACATTGCAAGTCATCTCCAG AAGTATAGAATGCAAAAGAAACATGTGATGCAGAGAGAAGAAAATACAAGGTGGTCACATTATCCAAGAAGTACATTACAAACCAATCACTTGAAACCTATAATGGCTTACCCTTCTTATCATCCAAACTGTGGAATATCAGTGTCTGCTGTTTATCCAACATGGAGACAGACCAATGACCGTCCACCTAATATCCACGTCTGTGGTCCGTTTGGTTATCGCCATTGGCCACAACCTGGAATTCAGCCCTGGAATTCCTATGCACGG GTGCAAGCTGATACATGGGGTTGCCCTGTGATGCCGCCTTCTCATGCTCCATATTTTTCATATCCTCAG CTTGTATCAGCATCACAACACAATATGCATACAGTAAATAAGAGCTATGGCATGCCTCAGGGTTTATTTGATCTTCAACCA GATGAGGAGGTGGTTGACAAGATTGTAAAAGAGGCAATGAGGCAGCCATGGTCACCCCTTCCATTAGGGCTTAAGCCTCCTTCTACAGAGAGTGTTCTCACAGAGCTTTCTAAGCAAGGAATCTCCACCGTCCCTCCTCAAATCGACGGCTCCAGATCACCCTGA
- the LOC103503507 gene encoding two-component response regulator-like APRR2 isoform X2 encodes MVCTADDLQEWKDFPKGLRVLLLDRDSCSATEIRSKLEEMEYVVYSCTDEKEALSAILNTPGNFHVAILEVCARNYDEIFKLLGASKDLPIIMTSDVHCLSTMMKCIALGAVEFLLKPLSEDKLRNIWQHVIHKAYSNTSKPGEESVASLMQLQLENEDKNGVPEDMEILSWIQDIVWEQPEGSDDKSQLNLGASRQGSWESGDQMNCSMETDCKDKDVQSKFVETTSHDLVCEGPIQEGQPQLSDKKKFGVESDPLAAENSIQGTGVNQSAGSKAKKTKVKLSDTKVDWTPELHRKFVQAVEQLGIDHAIPSKILELMKVEGLTRHNIASHLQKYRMQKKHVMQREENTRWSHYPRSTLQTNHLKPIMAYPSYHPNCGISVSAVYPTWRQTNDRPPNIHVCGPFGYRHWPQPGIQPWNSYARVQADTWGCPVMPPSHAPYFSYPQLVSASQHNMHTVNKSYGMPQGLFDLQPDEEVVDKIVKEAMRQPWSPLPLGLKPPSTESVLTELSKQGISTVPPQIDGSRSP; translated from the exons ATGGTTTGCACTGCCGACGATTTACAAGAATGGAAGGACTTCCCTAAGGGTCTGAGGGTTCTTCTTCTTGATAGGGACAGTTGCTCAGCGACCGAGATAAGATCAAAACTTGAGGAAATGGAGTATGTTG TTTATTCCTGCACTGATGAAAAGGAAGCTTTGTCAGCAATTTTGAACACACCGGGAAACTTCCATGTTGCGATTCTGGAG GTTTGTGCAAGAAATTACGATGAGATTTTTAAGTTGCTTGGAGCTTCCAAGGACTTGCCTATAATAA TGACTTCAGATGTTCATTGCTTAAGTACCATGATGAAGTGCATTGCA CTTGGTGCAGTTGAGTTCTTGCTGAAACCGCTCTCAGAGGACAAACTCAGGAATATCTGGCAGCATGTTATTCACAAG GCGTATTCCAATACTTCAAAGCCGGGTGAAGAATCCGTAGCATCCTTGATGCAACTCCAATTAGAGAATGAAGACAAGAATGGAGTTCCGGAAGACATGGAAATTCTTTCTTGGATTCAGGACATTGTGTGGGAGCAACCAGAAGGAAGTGATGATAAGTCTCAACTGAACCTTGGAGCATCTAGGCAAGGTAGCTGGGAAAGCGGAGATCAAATGAACTGTTCAATGGAAACAGATTGCAAGGACAAGGACGTGCAGTCTAAATTCGTCGAAACTACTTCACATGATTTAGTTTGTGAAGGCCCCATTCAGGAGGGCCAACCTCAATTATCTGACAAG AAAAAATTTGGTGTCGAGAGTGATCCTTTAGCTGCTGAGAACTCAATCCAAGGAACTGGTGTGAACCAATCTGCTGGATCCAAAGCGAAGAAAACAAAGGTAAAATTATCCGACACAAAG GTGGACTGGACCCCAGAGCTACACAGAAAATTTGTTCAAGCAGTTGAACAGTTAGGGATAGATCATGCAATTCCTTCCAAAATACTTGAGCTTATGAAAGTTGAAGGTTTGACAAGGCACAACATTGCAAGTCATCTCCAG AAGTATAGAATGCAAAAGAAACATGTGATGCAGAGAGAAGAAAATACAAGGTGGTCACATTATCCAAGAAGTACATTACAAACCAATCACTTGAAACCTATAATGGCTTACCCTTCTTATCATCCAAACTGTGGAATATCAGTGTCTGCTGTTTATCCAACATGGAGACAGACCAATGACCGTCCACCTAATATCCACGTCTGTGGTCCGTTTGGTTATCGCCATTGGCCACAACCTGGAATTCAGCCCTGGAATTCCTATGCACGG GTGCAAGCTGATACATGGGGTTGCCCTGTGATGCCGCCTTCTCATGCTCCATATTTTTCATATCCTCAG CTTGTATCAGCATCACAACACAATATGCATACAGTAAATAAGAGCTATGGCATGCCTCAGGGTTTATTTGATCTTCAACCA GATGAGGAGGTGGTTGACAAGATTGTAAAAGAGGCAATGAGGCAGCCATGGTCACCCCTTCCATTAGGGCTTAAGCCTCCTTCTACAGAGAGTGTTCTCACAGAGCTTTCTAAGCAAGGAATCTCCACCGTCCCTCCTCAAATCGACGGCTCCAGATCACCCTGA
- the LOC103503507 gene encoding two-component response regulator-like APRR2 isoform X1: protein MVCTADDLQEWKDFPKGLRVLLLDRDSCSATEIRSKLEEMEYVVYSCTDEKEALSAILNTPGNFHVAILEVCARNYDEIFKLLGASKDLPIIMTSDVHCLSTMMKCIALGAVEFLLKPLSEDKLRNIWQHVIHKAYSNTSKPGEESVASLMQLQLENEDKNGVPEDMEILSWIQDIVWEQPEGSDDKSQLNLGASRQGSWESGDQMNCSMETDCKDKDVQSKFVETTSHDLVCEGPIQEGQPQLSDKKKFGVESDPLAAENSIQGTGVNQSAGSKAKKTKVKLSDTKVDWTPELHRKFVQAVEQLGIDHAIPSKILELMKVEGLTRHNIASHLQQKYRMQKKHVMQREENTRWSHYPRSTLQTNHLKPIMAYPSYHPNCGISVSAVYPTWRQTNDRPPNIHVCGPFGYRHWPQPGIQPWNSYARVQADTWGCPVMPPSHAPYFSYPQLVSASQHNMHTVNKSYGMPQGLFDLQPDEEVVDKIVKEAMRQPWSPLPLGLKPPSTESVLTELSKQGISTVPPQIDGSRSP, encoded by the exons ATGGTTTGCACTGCCGACGATTTACAAGAATGGAAGGACTTCCCTAAGGGTCTGAGGGTTCTTCTTCTTGATAGGGACAGTTGCTCAGCGACCGAGATAAGATCAAAACTTGAGGAAATGGAGTATGTTG TTTATTCCTGCACTGATGAAAAGGAAGCTTTGTCAGCAATTTTGAACACACCGGGAAACTTCCATGTTGCGATTCTGGAG GTTTGTGCAAGAAATTACGATGAGATTTTTAAGTTGCTTGGAGCTTCCAAGGACTTGCCTATAATAA TGACTTCAGATGTTCATTGCTTAAGTACCATGATGAAGTGCATTGCA CTTGGTGCAGTTGAGTTCTTGCTGAAACCGCTCTCAGAGGACAAACTCAGGAATATCTGGCAGCATGTTATTCACAAG GCGTATTCCAATACTTCAAAGCCGGGTGAAGAATCCGTAGCATCCTTGATGCAACTCCAATTAGAGAATGAAGACAAGAATGGAGTTCCGGAAGACATGGAAATTCTTTCTTGGATTCAGGACATTGTGTGGGAGCAACCAGAAGGAAGTGATGATAAGTCTCAACTGAACCTTGGAGCATCTAGGCAAGGTAGCTGGGAAAGCGGAGATCAAATGAACTGTTCAATGGAAACAGATTGCAAGGACAAGGACGTGCAGTCTAAATTCGTCGAAACTACTTCACATGATTTAGTTTGTGAAGGCCCCATTCAGGAGGGCCAACCTCAATTATCTGACAAG AAAAAATTTGGTGTCGAGAGTGATCCTTTAGCTGCTGAGAACTCAATCCAAGGAACTGGTGTGAACCAATCTGCTGGATCCAAAGCGAAGAAAACAAAGGTAAAATTATCCGACACAAAG GTGGACTGGACCCCAGAGCTACACAGAAAATTTGTTCAAGCAGTTGAACAGTTAGGGATAGATCATGCAATTCCTTCCAAAATACTTGAGCTTATGAAAGTTGAAGGTTTGACAAGGCACAACATTGCAAGTCATCTCCAG cAGAAGTATAGAATGCAAAAGAAACATGTGATGCAGAGAGAAGAAAATACAAGGTGGTCACATTATCCAAGAAGTACATTACAAACCAATCACTTGAAACCTATAATGGCTTACCCTTCTTATCATCCAAACTGTGGAATATCAGTGTCTGCTGTTTATCCAACATGGAGACAGACCAATGACCGTCCACCTAATATCCACGTCTGTGGTCCGTTTGGTTATCGCCATTGGCCACAACCTGGAATTCAGCCCTGGAATTCCTATGCACGG GTGCAAGCTGATACATGGGGTTGCCCTGTGATGCCGCCTTCTCATGCTCCATATTTTTCATATCCTCAG CTTGTATCAGCATCACAACACAATATGCATACAGTAAATAAGAGCTATGGCATGCCTCAGGGTTTATTTGATCTTCAACCA GATGAGGAGGTGGTTGACAAGATTGTAAAAGAGGCAATGAGGCAGCCATGGTCACCCCTTCCATTAGGGCTTAAGCCTCCTTCTACAGAGAGTGTTCTCACAGAGCTTTCTAAGCAAGGAATCTCCACCGTCCCTCCTCAAATCGACGGCTCCAGATCACCCTGA
- the LOC103503507 gene encoding two-component response regulator-like APRR2 isoform X3 yields the protein MVCTADDLQEWKDFPKGLRVLLLDRDSCSATEIRSKLEEMEYVVYSCTDEKEALSAILNTPGNFHVAILEVCARNYDEIFKLLGASKDLPIIMTSDVHCLSTMMKCIALGAVEFLLKPLSEDKLRNIWQHVIHKAYSNTSKPGEESVASLMQLQLENEDKNGVPEDMEILSWIQDIVWEQPEGSDDKSQLNLGASRQGSWESGDQMNCSMETDCKDKDVQSKFVETTSHDLVCEGPIQEGQPQLSDKKKFGVESDPLAAENSIQGTGVNQSAGSKAKKTKVDWTPELHRKFVQAVEQLGIDHAIPSKILELMKVEGLTRHNIASHLQQKYRMQKKHVMQREENTRWSHYPRSTLQTNHLKPIMAYPSYHPNCGISVSAVYPTWRQTNDRPPNIHVCGPFGYRHWPQPGIQPWNSYARVQADTWGCPVMPPSHAPYFSYPQLVSASQHNMHTVNKSYGMPQGLFDLQPDEEVVDKIVKEAMRQPWSPLPLGLKPPSTESVLTELSKQGISTVPPQIDGSRSP from the exons ATGGTTTGCACTGCCGACGATTTACAAGAATGGAAGGACTTCCCTAAGGGTCTGAGGGTTCTTCTTCTTGATAGGGACAGTTGCTCAGCGACCGAGATAAGATCAAAACTTGAGGAAATGGAGTATGTTG TTTATTCCTGCACTGATGAAAAGGAAGCTTTGTCAGCAATTTTGAACACACCGGGAAACTTCCATGTTGCGATTCTGGAG GTTTGTGCAAGAAATTACGATGAGATTTTTAAGTTGCTTGGAGCTTCCAAGGACTTGCCTATAATAA TGACTTCAGATGTTCATTGCTTAAGTACCATGATGAAGTGCATTGCA CTTGGTGCAGTTGAGTTCTTGCTGAAACCGCTCTCAGAGGACAAACTCAGGAATATCTGGCAGCATGTTATTCACAAG GCGTATTCCAATACTTCAAAGCCGGGTGAAGAATCCGTAGCATCCTTGATGCAACTCCAATTAGAGAATGAAGACAAGAATGGAGTTCCGGAAGACATGGAAATTCTTTCTTGGATTCAGGACATTGTGTGGGAGCAACCAGAAGGAAGTGATGATAAGTCTCAACTGAACCTTGGAGCATCTAGGCAAGGTAGCTGGGAAAGCGGAGATCAAATGAACTGTTCAATGGAAACAGATTGCAAGGACAAGGACGTGCAGTCTAAATTCGTCGAAACTACTTCACATGATTTAGTTTGTGAAGGCCCCATTCAGGAGGGCCAACCTCAATTATCTGACAAG AAAAAATTTGGTGTCGAGAGTGATCCTTTAGCTGCTGAGAACTCAATCCAAGGAACTGGTGTGAACCAATCTGCTGGATCCAAAGCGAAGAAAACAAAG GTGGACTGGACCCCAGAGCTACACAGAAAATTTGTTCAAGCAGTTGAACAGTTAGGGATAGATCATGCAATTCCTTCCAAAATACTTGAGCTTATGAAAGTTGAAGGTTTGACAAGGCACAACATTGCAAGTCATCTCCAG cAGAAGTATAGAATGCAAAAGAAACATGTGATGCAGAGAGAAGAAAATACAAGGTGGTCACATTATCCAAGAAGTACATTACAAACCAATCACTTGAAACCTATAATGGCTTACCCTTCTTATCATCCAAACTGTGGAATATCAGTGTCTGCTGTTTATCCAACATGGAGACAGACCAATGACCGTCCACCTAATATCCACGTCTGTGGTCCGTTTGGTTATCGCCATTGGCCACAACCTGGAATTCAGCCCTGGAATTCCTATGCACGG GTGCAAGCTGATACATGGGGTTGCCCTGTGATGCCGCCTTCTCATGCTCCATATTTTTCATATCCTCAG CTTGTATCAGCATCACAACACAATATGCATACAGTAAATAAGAGCTATGGCATGCCTCAGGGTTTATTTGATCTTCAACCA GATGAGGAGGTGGTTGACAAGATTGTAAAAGAGGCAATGAGGCAGCCATGGTCACCCCTTCCATTAGGGCTTAAGCCTCCTTCTACAGAGAGTGTTCTCACAGAGCTTTCTAAGCAAGGAATCTCCACCGTCCCTCCTCAAATCGACGGCTCCAGATCACCCTGA